The stretch of DNA TGGCTCCAACGGTTTTGGCTCGTTTTTTGTGCCCGAAGTCGGCGACGAGGTGGTGCTGGGCTACTTCAACAACGACCCCTCGCACCCGGTCATCCTGGGCAGCCTGTACAGCAGCAAACAGGTGCCGCCCTACACCTTGGCGGCCGAGAACAACACCAAGGCCATCGTCACCCGCTGCAAGTCGAAGATCGAGTTCGACGAAGACAAGAAGGTGATCACCATCACCACACCGGGCACCAACAAGATCGTCATCAGCGACGACGGCAAGTCGATCCTGCTGCAAGACCAGAACAGCAACAAGATCGAACTCAACAGCAGCGGCATCACGCTCGACAGCCCCAAAGACATCAAGATCACCGCCAAAGGTGGCATCACGCTTGATGCGGTCAACGCGATCAGCATCACCTCGAAGGCCGATGTGAAGGTGAGCGGACTCAACGTCGCCTGCGAAGCGCAGGTGGGTCTGACCGCCAAGGGCAATGCGAGTGCCGAGTTGTCGGCCGCAGGGCAGACGACCGTCAAGGGTGCGATGGTCATGATCAACTGACGCGAGACCCCCCATGCCGCCCGCCGCCCGCCTCACCGACATGCACACCTGCCCGATGCTCACACCGGGCTTGCCGCCCATTCCGCACGTGGGGGGGCCGGTCATCGGGCCGGGCATTCCGACGGTGTTGATCGGCAAACTGCCGGCTGCGGTGCTAGGCGACATCGCGGTGTGTGTGGGCCCGCCCGACGCCATCGTCAAAGGCTCGGCCACGGTGATGATCGGCGGCAAGCCGGCCGCGCGCCTGGGCGACACCACGGCCCACGGCGGCAGCGTCGTGATGGGCTTTCCCACCGTGATGATTGGCGGCTGAAGTCCGTGGTCAAAGAAAGCCAACTCCTCGGCACGGGCTGGGCCTTCCCGCCCAGCTT from Sphaerotilus montanus encodes:
- a CDS encoding PAAR domain-containing protein: MPPAARLTDMHTCPMLTPGLPPIPHVGGPVIGPGIPTVLIGKLPAAVLGDIAVCVGPPDAIVKGSATVMIGGKPAARLGDTTAHGGSVVMGFPTVMIGG
- a CDS encoding phage baseplate assembly protein V; translation: GSNGFGSFFVPEVGDEVVLGYFNNDPSHPVILGSLYSSKQVPPYTLAAENNTKAIVTRCKSKIEFDEDKKVITITTPGTNKIVISDDGKSILLQDQNSNKIELNSSGITLDSPKDIKITAKGGITLDAVNAISITSKADVKVSGLNVACEAQVGLTAKGNASAELSAAGQTTVKGAMVMIN